One region of Streptomyces sp. CG4 genomic DNA includes:
- a CDS encoding helix-turn-helix domain-containing protein, with amino-acid sequence MSGAAQPQAPLRAASGGLLEGLGIPEAEQNAYLRVLASARCTAAGLAMELGITADRAERLLTALAQQGLVTRHDAVPVHWSAAAPDVAVEALLLRRERELLRTRGRVGELMRAYRRAQQPQMADLVEVVTGQAAIAERWRQMQDGAQRHLMLFDKPPHISPTDTELERSLLARRVRIRAVYEAGSLSAPGRLTEIREVVAAGEEARLLPQLPCKLAMVDDRWAMLPVATGSELQAAVLVRASSLLDALTGMFEAYWHRAVRVPDAGGPTLGAGNRRGELLTLLSAGFTDDSIARQLGVSPRTVQRWVHEVMDELGARTRFQAGIQAARAGLL; translated from the coding sequence GTGTCAGGCGCAGCCCAGCCGCAGGCGCCCCTGCGCGCGGCCTCGGGTGGTCTGCTCGAAGGCCTTGGTATTCCTGAAGCGGAACAGAACGCCTATCTACGTGTGCTCGCCTCCGCGCGCTGTACGGCAGCCGGTCTCGCCATGGAGTTGGGCATTACGGCCGACCGCGCCGAGCGGCTGCTGACCGCGCTCGCCCAACAAGGTCTGGTCACCCGGCACGATGCCGTTCCGGTCCACTGGTCAGCCGCGGCGCCCGACGTCGCCGTCGAGGCACTGCTGCTACGCCGGGAGCGGGAACTGCTGCGCACCCGCGGCCGGGTGGGCGAGTTGATGCGGGCCTACCGGCGGGCCCAGCAACCGCAGATGGCTGACCTCGTGGAGGTCGTCACCGGACAGGCCGCCATCGCCGAGCGCTGGCGGCAGATGCAAGACGGCGCACAGCGGCATCTCATGCTGTTCGACAAGCCCCCGCACATCTCACCCACCGACACCGAACTGGAACGCTCCCTGCTGGCCCGTAGAGTGCGCATCCGCGCGGTGTACGAGGCAGGTTCGCTCAGCGCCCCCGGCCGACTGACCGAGATCCGCGAGGTGGTCGCGGCCGGAGAGGAAGCGAGGCTACTCCCCCAACTCCCCTGCAAGCTGGCCATGGTGGACGACCGCTGGGCCATGCTGCCGGTGGCCACTGGCTCCGAGTTGCAAGCCGCGGTACTGGTCCGCGCCTCTTCCCTGCTGGACGCGCTGACCGGGATGTTCGAGGCATACTGGCATCGGGCGGTACGGGTGCCGGACGCAGGCGGCCCGACGCTCGGCGCGGGGAACCGCCGGGGCGAACTGCTGACGCTGCTGTCGGCCGGGTTCACCGATGACAGCATCGCTCGCCAGTTGGGCGTTTCACCGCGCACCGTCCAGCGGTGGGTGCACGAGGTGATGGACGAGCTGGGCGCGCGGACCCGCTTCCAGGCGGGCATCCAGGCGGCCCGGGCCGGTCTGCTCTAG
- a CDS encoding G1 family glutamic endopeptidase: MGTNTGTRRNRFAGRATTAGLLLAAVALVPACAGTSAGAASTGFGPHTQRFQDSNWGGYVATGSFSTISGSWTEPHVTCNSSNDLFAPWVGLDGYGSQTVEQTGVQTDCSSGSPVLSAWYEMYPAAPVYWNDPVSEGDSITASAVSNGGGSYTLTLTDNTQGWTEHIDQNLGANNASAEAVIESPTQSYPSFSQLDFSGVTVDGQSFEATNPQAFTSGGYAPGPLSGGSFSMTPSGAARTPHTPAERPGVIRY, from the coding sequence ATGGGCACGAATACAGGAACCAGACGCAATCGCTTCGCCGGCCGGGCGACAACCGCGGGGCTGCTGCTCGCCGCCGTCGCTCTCGTCCCGGCATGTGCCGGAACGTCGGCGGGCGCCGCCAGTACGGGATTCGGCCCGCACACGCAGCGATTCCAGGACAGCAACTGGGGCGGATACGTTGCCACCGGAAGCTTCAGCACCATCAGCGGCTCGTGGACCGAACCGCATGTGACCTGCAACAGCAGTAACGACCTGTTCGCCCCCTGGGTCGGCCTGGACGGCTACGGTTCGCAGACGGTGGAACAGACCGGTGTGCAGACCGACTGCTCCAGCGGGTCGCCGGTCCTCTCTGCCTGGTACGAGATGTACCCTGCCGCGCCGGTGTACTGGAACGACCCGGTCTCCGAAGGCGACAGCATCACGGCCTCAGCGGTCTCCAACGGCGGAGGCAGCTACACGCTGACGCTCACCGACAACACCCAGGGCTGGACCGAACACATCGACCAGAACCTCGGCGCGAACAACGCCAGTGCCGAAGCGGTCATCGAGTCCCCCACCCAGAGCTATCCGTCCTTCAGCCAACTGGACTTCTCCGGTGTGACGGTGGACGGCCAGTCGTTCGAAGCGACGAATCCGCAGGCGTTCACCAGCGGCGGCTACGCGCCGGGACCGCTGTCCGGGGGCTCCTTCTCCATGACGCCGAGCGGCGCTGCCCGTACGCCACACACGCCCGCCGAACGGCCGGGTGTCATCCGCTACTGA
- a CDS encoding phosphonate degradation HD-domain oxygenase, whose translation MTTTVQTELIRQDGTRFPALWLRDNCPCSRCQVPGSGQKLFDITDLAHDVVIAQAEEDADGVQVVFAPDGHRSRFTHTWLDTYQPGTTPPYDDRTEDAKALWTAADLEDIVPTGVWRSFADDPAERARCLEALLTQGFVILRGVPVADRAVLDVARSFGYVRETNYGELFEVRVEQNPANLAFSSRPILPHTDNPYRDPLPTIQLLHCLTNAAAGGDSGLVDGFHAAVTLRREQPEAFGLLTRTPVTFRYADSGADLSTSAPLIGLDPLGRIKQIRFNNRSMRPIALEPDRIAAFYQAYRAFAELLYRPTAQLSFRLEPGDCVIFDNTRILHARSGFTADGARHLQGCYADLDAAASELAVLRRTLGIVARLEQLFNDEGSSEYLGEPVTQAAHMLQTAAHAEAAGAPDVLIAAALLHDIGHFTGHISGARLMTGTDNRHSHTGADWLAAWFPPDVTEPVRLHVAAKRYLCAVEPDYLQRLSPASLYTLDVQGGPMSAAEADQFAALPHARQATALRRWDEAAKDPKATVPPFAHYRPLLARLLRTR comes from the coding sequence GTGACGACCACCGTGCAGACCGAACTGATCCGCCAGGACGGGACGCGTTTTCCCGCCCTGTGGCTTCGCGACAACTGCCCGTGCAGCAGGTGCCAGGTCCCGGGCAGCGGCCAGAAACTCTTCGACATCACCGACCTGGCGCACGACGTCGTGATCGCGCAGGCCGAGGAGGACGCCGACGGCGTGCAGGTCGTCTTCGCCCCGGACGGGCACCGCTCGCGCTTCACCCACACATGGCTGGACACCTACCAGCCCGGCACGACGCCCCCCTACGACGACCGGACCGAGGACGCCAAGGCTCTCTGGACTGCCGCGGACCTTGAAGACATCGTGCCCACAGGTGTCTGGCGGTCCTTCGCGGATGATCCCGCCGAACGCGCGCGCTGTCTGGAGGCGCTGCTGACGCAGGGCTTCGTCATCCTCCGCGGTGTGCCCGTCGCGGATCGTGCCGTGCTGGACGTCGCGAGATCGTTCGGCTACGTACGCGAGACCAATTACGGTGAACTGTTCGAGGTGCGCGTCGAGCAGAACCCGGCAAACCTGGCGTTCAGCTCGCGCCCGATCCTGCCCCACACCGACAACCCCTACCGGGACCCGCTCCCGACCATCCAACTGCTGCACTGCCTCACCAATGCGGCAGCCGGCGGTGACTCCGGCCTCGTGGACGGCTTCCACGCCGCGGTCACGCTGCGCCGCGAGCAGCCAGAGGCCTTCGGCCTGCTCACCCGCACGCCGGTGACCTTCCGCTATGCCGATTCCGGCGCGGACCTGAGCACGAGCGCCCCACTCATCGGACTCGATCCCCTCGGCCGGATCAAGCAGATCCGATTCAACAACCGCTCCATGCGGCCGATCGCGCTGGAGCCGGACCGAATCGCCGCGTTCTACCAGGCCTATCGCGCCTTCGCCGAACTGCTCTACCGCCCCACCGCACAGCTGAGCTTCCGACTCGAACCCGGCGACTGCGTGATCTTCGACAACACCCGGATCCTGCACGCCCGCTCCGGCTTCACCGCCGACGGCGCCCGGCACCTGCAAGGCTGTTACGCCGACCTCGACGCCGCCGCCAGCGAACTGGCCGTCCTGCGCCGCACCCTCGGCATCGTCGCCCGACTCGAACAGCTCTTCAACGACGAGGGCAGCAGCGAGTACCTCGGCGAGCCGGTCACCCAAGCCGCGCACATGCTGCAGACCGCCGCCCACGCCGAGGCCGCAGGCGCCCCCGACGTTCTCATCGCGGCAGCGCTCCTGCACGACATCGGCCACTTCACCGGTCACATCAGCGGCGCCCGGCTCATGACCGGCACCGACAACCGGCACAGCCACACCGGCGCCGACTGGCTCGCCGCCTGGTTCCCGCCGGACGTAACCGAACCCGTCCGCCTGCACGTCGCAGCCAAACGCTACCTGTGCGCCGTCGAACCCGACTACCTCCAGCGCCTCTCGCCAGCCTCCCTCTACACCCTCGACGTGCAAGGCGGCCCCATGTCCGCCGCCGAAGCCGACCAGTTCGCGGCCCTCCCGCACGCTCGACAAGCCACAGCCCTCAGACGCTGGGACGAGGCAGCAAAGGACCCGAAAGCCACCGTGCCCCCCTTCGCGCACTACCGCCCGCTCCTGGCCCGCCTCCTGCGCACCCGGTGA
- a CDS encoding GntR family transcriptional regulator: MADQADSLYLDLVVRLRKAIADGVFPPGSRLPSEHVLAQEYGVSRNTVRRALEVLREDGLMASQQGARRTVLALPRLQSFGELRSFSRWAHSIGEVPSGRVDVLERRPADPAQAHALGLEPGDPVVYLVRVRLLTDVPVMIERTAYPEPVGALFAFVDLERESICERLEEHGIVFAHAEHTIDAVSADAEDARLLEIPAGTALLRERRRSTDHQGRPLEWSQDCYVGDAVAFTVRNSVAASPLVRDRAPATGK; encoded by the coding sequence ATGGCAGACCAGGCCGATTCCCTCTACCTGGACTTGGTTGTCCGGCTGCGCAAGGCGATCGCCGACGGGGTGTTCCCGCCGGGGTCGAGACTGCCGTCGGAGCATGTCCTTGCTCAGGAGTACGGCGTGTCCCGCAACACGGTGCGTCGGGCTCTGGAGGTCCTGCGCGAGGACGGCCTGATGGCCTCGCAGCAGGGCGCGCGCCGCACGGTGCTCGCTCTGCCCAGGCTGCAGAGTTTCGGGGAACTGAGGTCGTTCTCGCGCTGGGCCCATTCGATCGGCGAGGTGCCGTCCGGACGTGTCGATGTCCTGGAGCGCCGGCCCGCCGATCCGGCGCAGGCGCACGCACTCGGACTGGAGCCCGGCGATCCGGTGGTCTATCTGGTGCGCGTCAGACTGCTGACCGATGTCCCGGTGATGATCGAGCGTACGGCGTATCCGGAACCGGTCGGCGCGCTGTTCGCCTTCGTAGACCTGGAGCGTGAGTCGATCTGCGAACGGCTGGAGGAGCACGGGATCGTCTTCGCACACGCGGAACACACCATCGACGCGGTCAGCGCCGACGCCGAGGACGCCCGGCTGCTGGAGATCCCGGCCGGCACCGCGCTCCTGCGCGAACGGCGACGGTCCACCGACCACCAGGGCCGGCCCCTGGAATGGTCGCAGGACTGCTACGTCGGCGACGCCGTCGCCTTCACCGTCCGCAACTCCGTCGCGGCTTCCCCTCTCGTCCGCGACCGCGCCCCCGCGACAGGAAAGTGA
- a CDS encoding SpoIIE family protein phosphatase, whose protein sequence is MSGQERSAECIDAVLFDIGGTIYDDACYVQALHQAVAELAGGVEESEFWGLYEAEREGGSRLLHTAFARRFVPGRDAALLHRHIVQHWKYPVEALYTDVRPTLHALAHQYRLGIVSLSPPQVREALRRDGLDGMFDATLLGGEPFEKPDPRAFLAALKQMGVPPTRAAYVGNWLDTDIRPTARLGMRTVWMLRGEAPPAPTRSQLEEPDAVITSLTGLPTALARLTNSPAPAVTRVRGMSTAAVDITGQYRSRQRLSIVNAASVRIGSTLDVTRTAQELADLATENFADFVSVDLFESVFQGVEPEFDPATRPVVLCRAAQQSVLDGCPESVVTPGDTDRYPDDSPMGRALATGKPAWHWVEEPDIQQWLAHDASRSRTVRAHGIHSLVVVPLRARGTTLGLAVFLRHRTPEAFDVNDLLLAEEITTRASLAIDNARRYTRERNTAVALQRSMLPRQPPRQSAVEVASRYVPADSKAGIGGDWFDVIPLSGARVALVVGDVVGHGIQASATMGRLRTAVLTLAEIDIPPDELLTQLDDLVLRLDREAGPSAREAAEPEDEVAGATCLYAVYDPVSRHCTVARAGHPAPAIVHPDGTVDFPDLPIGPPLGLGGLPFESAELVLPEGSLIALFTNGLIETADRDVDIGLTRLRDVLHNAPSSLKDACDRVLQALLSGTPSDDAALLLARPQTLDASQVATWNLPPDPAVVARARQLAADQLTSWGLDETAFITELVVSELVTNAIRYGQPPIQLRLIKDISLICEVSDASSTSPHMRRARADDEGGRGLLLIAQLTQRWGTRHTTTGKTIWTEQSLPAGH, encoded by the coding sequence ATGTCCGGGCAGGAGCGGTCGGCCGAGTGCATCGACGCGGTTCTGTTCGACATCGGTGGGACGATCTACGACGACGCGTGCTACGTACAGGCGCTGCACCAGGCGGTCGCCGAACTGGCCGGAGGCGTCGAGGAATCCGAATTCTGGGGGCTGTACGAGGCCGAACGCGAAGGCGGCAGCAGACTGCTGCACACCGCGTTCGCCCGGCGATTCGTTCCCGGCAGGGACGCGGCCCTGCTGCACCGGCATATCGTCCAGCACTGGAAGTACCCGGTCGAGGCCCTCTACACGGATGTCAGGCCGACCCTGCACGCGCTGGCGCACCAGTACCGGCTCGGCATCGTCTCCCTGTCCCCGCCACAGGTGCGGGAGGCACTGCGCCGTGACGGCCTGGACGGGATGTTCGACGCGACTCTGCTCGGGGGCGAGCCCTTCGAGAAGCCGGATCCGCGCGCCTTCCTCGCGGCACTGAAGCAGATGGGGGTGCCCCCTACCCGCGCCGCCTATGTCGGCAACTGGCTGGACACCGACATCCGGCCCACGGCGCGGCTCGGAATGCGCACCGTGTGGATGCTGCGCGGCGAGGCTCCGCCGGCACCGACCCGTAGCCAGCTCGAGGAGCCCGACGCGGTGATCACCTCGCTCACCGGGCTGCCGACGGCGCTGGCCCGGCTCACCAACAGTCCTGCCCCGGCGGTGACACGTGTGCGGGGCATGTCGACGGCCGCCGTCGACATCACCGGGCAGTACCGGAGCAGACAACGGTTGTCCATCGTGAACGCGGCCAGCGTCCGCATCGGCAGCACACTCGACGTGACACGGACCGCTCAGGAGCTGGCGGACCTGGCCACCGAGAACTTCGCCGACTTCGTCAGCGTCGACCTGTTCGAGTCCGTCTTCCAGGGCGTGGAGCCGGAGTTCGATCCGGCCACCCGACCCGTCGTTCTGTGCCGGGCCGCGCAGCAGTCCGTCCTGGACGGCTGCCCGGAATCCGTGGTCACCCCCGGCGATACGGACCGCTACCCCGACGACTCCCCCATGGGCCGCGCCCTGGCCACTGGAAAGCCGGCATGGCACTGGGTCGAGGAACCGGACATCCAGCAGTGGCTGGCGCACGATGCCTCTCGCTCCCGCACCGTCCGCGCCCACGGGATCCACTCCCTCGTCGTGGTGCCGCTTCGCGCCCGCGGCACCACCCTGGGACTCGCCGTATTCCTCCGGCACCGTACGCCTGAGGCCTTCGACGTGAACGATCTCCTCCTCGCCGAGGAGATCACCACCAGAGCCTCCCTGGCCATCGACAACGCCCGCCGCTACACCCGCGAGCGCAATACCGCCGTCGCCCTGCAACGCAGCATGCTCCCCCGGCAGCCTCCCCGGCAGAGTGCCGTGGAGGTGGCCTCCCGCTATGTACCGGCCGACTCCAAGGCAGGCATCGGTGGCGACTGGTTCGACGTCATCCCCCTGTCCGGTGCCAGGGTCGCCCTCGTCGTGGGCGATGTCGTCGGCCACGGCATCCAGGCCTCGGCCACCATGGGACGCCTGCGCACGGCCGTCCTCACACTCGCCGAGATCGACATTCCACCCGACGAACTGCTCACGCAGCTCGACGACCTCGTGCTGCGCCTCGACCGCGAGGCGGGCCCGTCCGCCCGGGAGGCTGCGGAGCCCGAGGACGAGGTCGCCGGCGCCACCTGCCTGTACGCCGTCTACGACCCGGTCTCCCGGCACTGCACCGTTGCCCGTGCCGGGCACCCGGCCCCCGCCATCGTGCACCCGGACGGCACGGTCGACTTCCCCGACCTGCCCATCGGCCCGCCACTGGGCCTGGGCGGCCTGCCCTTCGAGTCCGCCGAACTCGTACTGCCCGAGGGCAGCCTGATCGCTCTGTTCACCAACGGCCTGATCGAGACCGCCGACCGGGACGTGGACATCGGGCTCACGCGGTTGCGCGACGTTCTGCACAACGCCCCGTCGTCCCTGAAAGACGCCTGCGACAGGGTGTTGCAGGCGCTGCTCTCCGGCACCCCCTCCGATGACGCCGCCCTGCTCCTCGCCCGGCCCCAGACCCTCGACGCCTCTCAGGTCGCCACCTGGAACCTGCCGCCGGACCCCGCCGTGGTGGCCCGTGCACGCCAACTCGCGGCCGACCAACTCACTTCCTGGGGACTGGACGAGACCGCATTCATCACGGAACTCGTGGTGAGCGAACTCGTCACCAACGCCATCCGCTACGGCCAACCGCCCATTCAGCTACGCCTGATCAAGGACATCAGTCTCATCTGCGAGGTCTCCGACGCCAGCAGCACCTCACCCCACATGCGGCGGGCCCGCGCCGACGACGAGGGCGGCCGTGGTCTGCTCCTGATCGCCCAACTGACGCAACGCTGGGGCACCCGTCACACCACAACCGGAAAGACGATCTGGACCGAACAGTCCCTCCCGGCAGGACATTGA
- a CDS encoding serine/threonine-protein kinase, which yields MSDLGRLVAGRYLLVERVGSGGMGTVWRAEDKLLGRYVAVKKLRIPPHLHDDEAQTLHERTRREARSAARIAHPNVIVVHDVVDDEGLPCIVMEYIPSVTLSDVLKRQGALPPGEAARIGRAMAAALRAAHDAGVLHRDVKPANVLLGDDGRIVLTDFGIAMESGTSSLTKSGELIGSIRYLAPERLRSGSTGPGPASDLWALGATLYQAVEGRHPFQRDTPIEVAYAIATESPEPLRSAGDLAPVIEGLLVKEPEQRMDVHEVERRLGDVTGTRTAPVEFLAARPDDVGDLAPPARKGRGKRRRAVVGAVVAVTVAACGAGGAVWWLKAGAHGASSHAARADASSPAPRVSATLPPLPSGYHLAKDDTGFSVPVRDGWTSKTMPGGEVAYVDPSGLVGLRVNVVHFAGTDPLRHWRETEEDQTRRDNPGYERVRMAATTFRGQPAGYWEFTFDGRARKFRAAELAFASADGTQYVVYLSAPDAQWHTYRSVFDTAVNGVHLSDKA from the coding sequence GTGTCCGATCTTGGGCGGCTCGTCGCCGGCCGGTACCTGCTGGTGGAGCGGGTGGGTAGCGGCGGCATGGGCACCGTGTGGCGTGCCGAGGACAAGCTGCTCGGCCGCTACGTAGCCGTGAAGAAGCTGCGGATACCGCCCCACTTGCACGACGACGAGGCCCAGACGCTGCACGAGCGCACGCGCCGTGAGGCCCGCAGCGCCGCCCGGATCGCGCACCCCAACGTGATCGTGGTGCACGACGTAGTCGATGACGAGGGTCTGCCGTGCATCGTCATGGAGTACATACCCTCGGTCACACTGAGTGACGTACTGAAGCGGCAAGGTGCGCTGCCACCCGGTGAAGCCGCCCGGATCGGCCGTGCCATGGCTGCCGCCCTGCGCGCCGCCCACGACGCCGGGGTCCTGCACCGGGACGTCAAACCCGCGAATGTTCTGCTCGGCGACGACGGCCGGATCGTCCTCACCGACTTCGGTATCGCCATGGAGTCGGGAACGTCCTCACTGACCAAGTCCGGCGAGCTGATCGGCTCCATCCGCTACCTGGCGCCCGAACGCCTCAGGAGTGGTAGCACCGGGCCCGGTCCCGCCAGTGACCTGTGGGCCCTCGGGGCAACCCTGTACCAGGCGGTCGAGGGGCGGCACCCGTTCCAGCGCGACACGCCGATCGAGGTCGCGTACGCCATCGCCACCGAATCGCCCGAGCCGCTCCGCAGTGCCGGGGACCTGGCCCCGGTGATCGAGGGCCTGCTCGTCAAAGAGCCGGAACAGCGGATGGACGTACACGAGGTCGAGCGCCGCCTGGGCGATGTGACCGGAACACGAACCGCTCCCGTCGAGTTCCTCGCCGCCCGGCCGGACGATGTCGGCGACCTCGCGCCTCCCGCACGCAAGGGGCGCGGCAAGCGCCGCCGCGCGGTGGTGGGGGCGGTCGTGGCGGTGACCGTCGCCGCTTGTGGGGCAGGCGGCGCGGTGTGGTGGCTCAAGGCCGGTGCGCATGGCGCGAGTTCCCACGCTGCCAGGGCCGATGCCTCCAGCCCCGCTCCGAGGGTCAGCGCCACCCTGCCGCCGCTGCCCAGCGGATACCACCTCGCCAAGGACGACACAGGCTTCTCCGTACCCGTACGGGACGGCTGGACCAGCAAGACGATGCCGGGCGGCGAAGTCGCCTACGTAGACCCGTCAGGCCTGGTGGGTCTGCGGGTCAATGTCGTCCATTTCGCGGGTACCGACCCTCTGCGGCACTGGCGTGAGACGGAAGAAGACCAGACCCGCCGCGACAACCCCGGCTACGAACGAGTGAGGATGGCCGCGACAACCTTCCGAGGACAACCGGCCGGGTACTGGGAGTTCACCTTCGACGGCCGGGCACGGAAATTCCGGGCGGCGGAACTGGCTTTCGCCAGCGCCGACGGCACCCAGTACGTGGTCTACCTCTCCGCGCCGGACGCACAATGGCACACGTACCGGTCGGTCTTCGACACCGCCGTCAACGGAGTCCACCTGAGCGACAAGGCCTGA
- a CDS encoding lysostaphin resistance A-like protein, with protein sequence MRSTSDVSEPPGRRRVFPFYLVLFTADMLLGRLARTATQPITKGLDHPWWNPRGAVASALSEALVFGGLLALVTFRVFHVEHRRFVDLGLALPGWGRALARGHAWGLAWAVGALFLAVATGWTAVSVTVPPSALVTFAPLWIVVTMFQAGVEEVIFRGWMLSLLVRRRGPYKAVLIQAVLFGCLHLLVDAHTALAVLHGLIFGVFAGLYSLYRRGIWEVIGIHSAYNFAAIPIIAVSGGGQYGLAGWHYAAVALTGIGAVVAFVLFRRAAGQPMYPR encoded by the coding sequence GTGAGAAGCACATCCGACGTCTCCGAACCGCCCGGACGCAGACGGGTGTTCCCCTTCTACCTCGTCCTGTTCACCGCTGACATGCTGCTCGGCCGACTGGCGCGGACCGCCACCCAACCGATCACGAAGGGGCTCGACCATCCCTGGTGGAACCCGCGTGGTGCGGTGGCATCGGCGCTCAGCGAAGCACTTGTATTCGGGGGGCTGCTGGCGCTGGTGACCTTCCGGGTCTTCCATGTCGAGCACAGACGATTCGTCGATCTGGGCCTGGCTCTGCCGGGGTGGGGGCGTGCGCTCGCCCGGGGCCATGCATGGGGGCTGGCCTGGGCCGTCGGTGCGCTCTTCCTCGCGGTCGCCACGGGATGGACCGCCGTGAGCGTGACCGTTCCGCCCTCCGCGCTCGTCACCTTCGCCCCCTTGTGGATCGTAGTGACCATGTTCCAGGCGGGCGTGGAGGAAGTGATCTTCCGTGGCTGGATGCTCTCGCTGCTGGTCCGACGACGGGGCCCTTACAAGGCGGTGCTCATTCAGGCTGTGCTTTTTGGTTGCCTGCATCTTCTGGTGGACGCGCATACCGCTCTTGCGGTACTGCACGGCCTGATCTTCGGAGTCTTCGCCGGACTCTATTCCCTCTACCGCCGGGGCATTTGGGAAGTCATCGGCATCCACAGCGCCTACAACTTCGCGGCCATACCGATCATTGCGGTCAGCGGCGGCGGGCAGTACGGGCTCGCAGGCTGGCACTACGCCGCCGTCGCGCTGACCGGAATCGGTGCGGTGGTGGCGTTCGTCCTGTTCAGGAGGGCGGCCGGCCAGCCGATGTATCCCCGTTGA